Proteins from a genomic interval of Rhodococcus rhodochrous:
- a CDS encoding MFS transporter, protein MTTGEIVHEKLGSPGGPAETGRAPLVTPGRAWSMTGLVIFLYVVNYADKAVLGIIAQPLARELGMSSSQIGLVGSLFFVTFTVGGFFAGPLNKYLTLRWALLALGLIWSVVMLPLVVSASFAMLVVTRMLLGLAEGPSSALMHTAAYSWHPPAKRGLPGAFLAGSASVAKIALAPVLTFITVEWGWRAALISLSILGAVWMGSWLLGWKEGPYTTKAVKGAETSASAAQTEPSVPWRKIFLTRTFISCAILIMVVYALTTVVLTWLPSYFEVGLGYSALQAGSMFALPSIIGLFLMISSGTVTDRLSAKGYRSRVVRIIVPAVGVLICGAILVFLPSIGTPALAVAVVSIGYGFGAIAFPLINAAISELCPPQQTAGTMGVFLALMAVGGLVAPYGTGVLVDNAATAAEGYATAFQVIGALGALAAILVLFLANPERDRKLIRAAA, encoded by the coding sequence GTGACTACAGGCGAAATCGTGCACGAAAAATTGGGTTCTCCGGGCGGACCGGCTGAAACGGGTCGCGCGCCTCTCGTGACTCCCGGCCGCGCGTGGAGCATGACCGGCCTGGTCATCTTCCTCTACGTCGTCAACTACGCCGACAAGGCCGTCCTCGGCATCATCGCCCAGCCCCTGGCGCGTGAGCTCGGCATGAGCTCCTCCCAGATCGGCCTGGTCGGATCGCTGTTCTTCGTCACATTCACCGTCGGCGGATTCTTCGCCGGGCCGCTGAACAAGTACCTGACCCTCCGCTGGGCCCTGCTGGCCCTCGGCCTGATCTGGTCGGTGGTGATGCTGCCGCTCGTCGTCAGCGCGAGCTTCGCGATGCTGGTGGTCACCCGCATGCTGCTCGGTCTCGCCGAAGGACCGAGCTCGGCCCTCATGCACACCGCCGCGTACTCGTGGCACCCGCCGGCCAAGCGTGGCCTGCCCGGCGCCTTCCTGGCCGGTTCCGCCTCCGTCGCGAAGATCGCCCTCGCCCCGGTTCTGACCTTCATCACCGTCGAGTGGGGATGGCGTGCCGCGCTGATCTCTCTGTCGATCCTCGGAGCGGTCTGGATGGGCTCCTGGCTCCTCGGCTGGAAGGAAGGCCCCTACACCACCAAGGCCGTCAAGGGCGCCGAGACCTCTGCGTCCGCTGCACAGACCGAACCGTCCGTGCCGTGGCGCAAGATCTTCCTCACCCGCACGTTCATCAGCTGCGCGATCCTGATCATGGTCGTCTACGCGCTCACCACCGTCGTCCTGACCTGGCTGCCGTCCTACTTCGAGGTCGGCCTCGGCTACAGCGCCCTGCAGGCCGGCTCGATGTTCGCCCTGCCGTCCATCATCGGTCTGTTCCTCATGATCAGCTCGGGTACGGTCACCGACCGTCTCAGCGCCAAGGGTTACCGTTCGCGGGTCGTCCGGATCATCGTGCCCGCCGTCGGCGTGCTCATCTGCGGTGCCATCCTGGTCTTCCTCCCGTCCATCGGTACGCCGGCCCTGGCCGTCGCGGTCGTCTCCATCGGCTACGGCTTCGGTGCCATCGCGTTCCCGCTGATCAACGCCGCGATCTCCGAGCTGTGCCCGCCGCAGCAGACCGCCGGCACGATGGGTGTCTTCCTCGCCCTGATGGCCGTCGGCGGCCTCGTCGCCCCCTACGGCACGGGTGTCCTCGTCGACAACGCCGCGACCGCGGCGGAGGGCTACGCAACGGCCTTCCAGGTCATCGGTGCACTCGGTGCGCTCGCTGCGATCCTGGTCCTGTTCCTGGCGAACCCGGAACGCGATCGCAAGCTCATCCGGGCCGCGGCCTGA
- a CDS encoding CoA transferase, whose product MNSTASTDELPSSTAPLAGVRVVEVSSFVAAPLCGMTLAALGADVIRVDPIGGAADYRRWPVTDDNESIYWAGLNKGKRSFAADFRNPDAQNLIRDLIIDAGVLVTNAAGRSWLDYDELAAIRPDLIHVQVLGRADGTGAVDYTVNAAAGFPQVTGAENVSTPVNHVLPAWDVSCGLYAALSVASAVYRREITGAGTKVVLPLEDVAFATVGNLGYIAEAQLGRPVREKVGNSVYGTYGADFATSDGARFMLVALTPRHFRDLTELTGTAEAVAALESALGVDFRDEGTRFEHRHVLNSLFGAWFSRHTADEVETALGGTSVLHERYRTFAELAADPRVTDNPMFHKLDQPRIGSYHAPSTPMSFDGCYPEVRPAPANGDDTAEVLTEHLGLTDDEVDALAASGTIRISQKEPA is encoded by the coding sequence ATGAACTCCACCGCTTCCACCGACGAGCTGCCCTCGTCCACTGCGCCCCTCGCGGGAGTGCGCGTTGTCGAGGTGTCCAGCTTCGTGGCCGCGCCCCTGTGCGGCATGACCCTGGCCGCTCTCGGCGCCGACGTGATCCGTGTCGACCCGATCGGCGGCGCCGCCGACTACCGTCGCTGGCCGGTCACCGACGACAACGAGTCGATCTACTGGGCCGGCCTGAACAAGGGCAAGCGGTCGTTCGCAGCGGATTTCCGTAACCCGGACGCGCAGAACCTGATCCGCGACCTGATCATCGATGCGGGGGTGCTGGTCACCAACGCTGCCGGTCGCTCGTGGCTCGACTACGACGAGCTCGCCGCGATCCGCCCCGACCTGATCCACGTGCAGGTCCTCGGCCGCGCCGACGGCACCGGCGCTGTCGACTACACCGTCAACGCCGCCGCCGGTTTCCCGCAGGTCACCGGCGCCGAGAACGTCTCGACCCCGGTCAACCACGTGCTGCCCGCCTGGGACGTCTCGTGCGGCCTGTACGCCGCGTTGTCGGTCGCCTCGGCCGTCTACCGCCGCGAGATCACCGGTGCAGGAACGAAAGTCGTACTCCCCCTCGAGGACGTTGCGTTCGCGACCGTCGGCAACCTCGGCTACATCGCCGAGGCCCAGCTCGGCCGCCCCGTCCGGGAGAAGGTCGGCAACTCCGTCTACGGCACATACGGCGCCGACTTCGCCACCAGTGACGGCGCACGCTTCATGCTCGTCGCGCTCACGCCGCGGCACTTCCGCGACCTCACCGAGCTCACCGGTACCGCCGAGGCCGTGGCCGCACTCGAATCCGCCCTGGGCGTCGACTTCCGCGACGAGGGCACCCGGTTCGAACACCGCCACGTGCTGAACAGCCTGTTCGGCGCCTGGTTCTCGCGCCACACCGCCGACGAGGTCGAGACGGCGCTCGGTGGTACCTCGGTCCTGCACGAGCGCTACCGCACCTTCGCCGAACTCGCCGCCGACCCGCGCGTGACCGACAACCCGATGTTCCACAAGCTCGACCAGCCGCGCATCGGCAGCTACCACGCCCCGAGCACCCCGATGTCCTTCGACGGCTGCTACCCCGAGGTCCGCCCCGCGCCGGCCAACGGCGACGACACCGCCGAGGTGCTCACCGAACATCTCGGGCTGACCGACGACGAGGTCGACGCCCTCGCAGCTTCCGGCACCATCCGCATCTCCCAGAAAGAGCCCGCATGA
- a CDS encoding acyl-CoA dehydrogenase family protein codes for MTRLAQTLGLTEFQSEILDTVRTFVDREIIPNAQELEHSDTYPQAIVDQMREMGLFGLMIPEEYGGLGESLLTYALCVEELARGWMSVSGVINTHFIVAYMIRQHGTEEQKQYYLPRMATGEVRGAFSMSEPELGSDVAAIRTKAKRDADGNYVINGQKMWLTNGGSSTLVAALVKTEEGSDKPHKNLTTFLVEKPAGFGEVVPGVTIPGKIDKMGYKGIDTTELVFDNYKASADSILGGEPGKGFFQMMDGVEVGRVNVSARACGVAIRAFELAARYAQQRTTFGKPIAQHQAISFSLAEMATKVEAAHLMMANAARLKDSGERNDVAAGMAKYLTSEYCSEVTQASFRIHGGYGYSKEYEIERLMREAPFLLIGEGTSEIQKTIISKGVLRSYAL; via the coding sequence ATGACCCGCCTCGCCCAGACCCTCGGTCTGACGGAATTCCAGTCCGAGATCCTCGACACGGTCCGCACCTTCGTCGACCGCGAGATCATCCCGAACGCTCAGGAACTCGAGCACTCGGACACCTACCCGCAGGCCATCGTCGACCAGATGCGCGAGATGGGGCTGTTCGGACTGATGATCCCCGAGGAGTACGGCGGACTCGGCGAGTCGCTGCTGACCTACGCGCTGTGCGTCGAGGAACTCGCCCGCGGCTGGATGAGCGTCTCCGGCGTCATCAACACGCACTTCATCGTCGCGTACATGATCCGCCAGCACGGCACCGAGGAGCAGAAACAGTACTACCTGCCGCGCATGGCCACCGGTGAGGTCCGCGGCGCGTTCTCGATGTCCGAGCCCGAACTCGGCTCCGACGTCGCCGCCATCCGCACCAAGGCCAAGCGCGACGCCGACGGCAACTACGTCATCAACGGCCAGAAGATGTGGCTGACCAACGGCGGCAGCTCCACCCTCGTCGCCGCCCTGGTCAAGACGGAGGAAGGCTCCGACAAGCCCCACAAGAACCTGACCACCTTCCTGGTGGAGAAGCCCGCCGGCTTCGGTGAGGTCGTCCCGGGTGTCACCATCCCCGGCAAGATCGACAAGATGGGGTACAAGGGCATCGACACCACCGAACTCGTCTTCGACAACTACAAGGCCTCGGCCGATTCGATCCTCGGCGGCGAGCCCGGCAAGGGCTTCTTCCAGATGATGGACGGCGTCGAGGTCGGCCGCGTCAACGTCTCGGCCCGCGCGTGCGGTGTCGCGATCCGCGCGTTCGAGCTCGCCGCCCGGTACGCCCAGCAGCGCACCACCTTCGGCAAGCCCATCGCCCAGCACCAGGCGATCTCGTTCTCCCTCGCGGAAATGGCCACCAAGGTCGAGGCCGCCCACCTGATGATGGCCAACGCCGCGCGCCTGAAGGACTCCGGCGAGCGCAACGACGTCGCCGCCGGTATGGCCAAGTACCTCACCAGCGAGTACTGCTCCGAGGTCACCCAGGCCAGCTTCCGCATCCACGGCGGCTACGGCTACTCGAAGGAGTACGAGATCGAGCGCCTCATGCGCGAGGCTCCTTTCCTGCTCATCGGTGAGGGCACCAGCGAGATCCAGAAGACGATCATCAGCAAGGGTGTGCTGCGTAGTTACGCGCTGTAA